In one Erinaceus europaeus chromosome 3, mEriEur2.1, whole genome shotgun sequence genomic region, the following are encoded:
- the UNC50 gene encoding protein unc-50 homolog isoform X1 has translation MLPSTSVSSLVQGNGALNSRDAARHTAGAKRYKYLRRLFRFRQMDFEFAAWQMLYLFTSPQRVYRNFHYRKQTKDQWARDDPAFLVLLSIWLCVSTIGFGFVLDMGFFETIKLLLWVVFIDCVGVGLLIATLMWFVSNKYLVKRQSRDYDVEWGYAFDVHLNAFYPLLVILHFIQLFFINHVILTDTFIGYLVGNTLWLVAVGYYIYVTFLGYSALPFLKNTVILLYPFAPLILLYGLSLALGWNFTHMLCSFYKYRVK, from the exons ATGTTGCCAAGTACTTCAGTGAGTTCTCTAGTGCAGGGGAATGGAGCATTAAATTCCAGGGATGCAGCAAGACACACAGCTGGAGCAAAACGCTACAAATACCTGAGAAGGCTTTTTCGGTTTCGGCAGATGGACTTTGAATTTGCTGCCTGGCAGATGCTGTACCTCTTCACTTCCCCACAGAGGGTTTATAGGAACTTTCATTATCGAAAACAGACAAAAGATCAgtgggccagagatgacccagccttcctGGTCCTATTAAGTATCTGGCTTTGTG TGTCCACTATAGGATTTGGCTTTGTGCTGGACATGGGATTTTTTGAAACGATAAAGCTTCTCCTTTGGGTTGTATTCATAGATTGTGTAGGCGTTGGTCTTCTCATAGCAACTTTAATGTG GTTCGTCTCTAATAAGTACTTAGTGAAGCGGCAGAGCAGAGACTATGATGTGGAGTGGGGCTATGCTTTTGATGTGCATCTGAATGCTTTTTATCCTCTTCTAGTTATTCTACATTTTATCCAGCTTTTCTTCATTAACC ATGTTATCCTAACAGATACATTTATTGGTTACTTGGTTGGGAATACCCTATGGCTGGTTGCTGTTGGCTATTATATCTATGTAACATTCCTAGGATACAGTG CATTGCCATTTTTGAAAAATACAGTAATTCTTCTCTATCCATTTGCACCACTCATTCTACTCTACGGACTGTCACTAGCGCTTGGCTGGAATTTTACCCACATGCTGTGTTCTTTCTATAAATACAGAGTGAAATAA
- the UNC50 gene encoding protein unc-50 homolog isoform X2, whose product MDFEFAAWQMLYLFTSPQRVYRNFHYRKQTKDQWARDDPAFLVLLSIWLCVSTIGFGFVLDMGFFETIKLLLWVVFIDCVGVGLLIATLMWFVSNKYLVKRQSRDYDVEWGYAFDVHLNAFYPLLVILHFIQLFFINHVILTDTFIGYLVGNTLWLVAVGYYIYVTFLGYSALPFLKNTVILLYPFAPLILLYGLSLALGWNFTHMLCSFYKYRVK is encoded by the exons ATGGACTTTGAATTTGCTGCCTGGCAGATGCTGTACCTCTTCACTTCCCCACAGAGGGTTTATAGGAACTTTCATTATCGAAAACAGACAAAAGATCAgtgggccagagatgacccagccttcctGGTCCTATTAAGTATCTGGCTTTGTG TGTCCACTATAGGATTTGGCTTTGTGCTGGACATGGGATTTTTTGAAACGATAAAGCTTCTCCTTTGGGTTGTATTCATAGATTGTGTAGGCGTTGGTCTTCTCATAGCAACTTTAATGTG GTTCGTCTCTAATAAGTACTTAGTGAAGCGGCAGAGCAGAGACTATGATGTGGAGTGGGGCTATGCTTTTGATGTGCATCTGAATGCTTTTTATCCTCTTCTAGTTATTCTACATTTTATCCAGCTTTTCTTCATTAACC ATGTTATCCTAACAGATACATTTATTGGTTACTTGGTTGGGAATACCCTATGGCTGGTTGCTGTTGGCTATTATATCTATGTAACATTCCTAGGATACAGTG CATTGCCATTTTTGAAAAATACAGTAATTCTTCTCTATCCATTTGCACCACTCATTCTACTCTACGGACTGTCACTAGCGCTTGGCTGGAATTTTACCCACATGCTGTGTTCTTTCTATAAATACAGAGTGAAATAA
- the LOC103112421 gene encoding cytochrome c oxidase assembly factor 5, with protein sequence MPHYYEGKPEEGACSGVKEDLGICLLQSACVLQEGKSPQQCLKEGHCKALKYTFFECKRSMLDARSRFRGRKGY encoded by the exons ATGCCCCATTATTACGAGGGCAAGCCAGAGGAAGGCGCGTGTTCGGGCGTGAAGGAGGATCTGGGCATATGTCTGCTGCAGTCGGCCTGTGTGCTCCAG GAAGGAAAATCTCCCCAACAATGTTTAAAGGAAGGACACTGCAAAGCTTTGAAATACACATTTTTTGAATGTAAAAGATCAATG TTGGATGCCAGATCAAGATTCAGAGGAAGAAAAGGATACTGA